From Brassica rapa cultivar Chiifu-401-42 chromosome A06, CAAS_Brap_v3.01, whole genome shotgun sequence:
taaagtgtataagtgtttctcttatgttgtggagatttcgttcatacaatcagaaaagtgttatataagtgtttcacttaaacaaaattttgacttcataatcagtctaagacacttaataggggttatataagtgttattcaaaccgcaaaacgttgttttcagtttaaaaaccctactttcccggaaaagcctcggaatattccgaggaaattccgaggaaaaacaagtgttcctcggaatttcctcacaatattccgaggcttttccgaggAAACATAAACCCTAAAAGCAAACCCCTGAATCGTCGGAAAAGTCTCGGACTATGCCGAGGAAATTCCGAAGATATatgatttcctcggtattttatcggtatattccgagaaaattcgttggaatattccgaggatctcattttccgtcagaatgtccgtcagaattacgctgttttcttgtagtgtacaTCTAGGCTTATATTTGCTACATGCATGGATTCTTACATGTTGTAGTTCGCTTATACATGTCATGACTGAGTTTATTAGtaaatatactttttacattttatacaattaaatTCATATATATGGCTTGATGTCTGCAGGGTGCAGATGGATCTCTACACAAACAGCTTATTTTTTAAACAGTTCTATTTGTCTACCTATAATACTCCGAAAACTTTGATGGCGAGACATAAGTCtacatataatttataaaccaaGAAAAACCATTTATAGAACCAACCAGTCATACTATAACAACCACGGTCCATTCGATTCAACACTCTTTAGAATTACAAAAACACCTTTATGTAAGACTGACAGAAAAGCCTCTACTTTTGTTCAGAGACACTCTTTCACTTCACTCACATTTTATTTAGTTAACGGTGACTTTACCGACCATACCAGCACCCTGATGCGGCGCACAATAGAAGCTGTAGGTCCCAGGCTCAGTCAAGGCAACCTCGTACGTCTCTCCGGCAGCGTTGAGTAGATCTTGCTCGTCCATGGAGATCTTGCTCGCGTCAACACCACTTGGGATCTCATCCTCATCGAACACAACATTGTGTGGGAATCCAGCATTGTTCTTGAACACAATCTTCTCTCCTTTCGCTATTGTGAACTCGTTGGGAACGAAAGCTAACGCTCCATCTCCTGATCCCAAGAGAACATCTATCGCCATGGCGTTTCCAGCCAGAGCGATGGAAGCTGCAGCCGCTACGGCCGCGACTCCGAAGTCCTTTAGAGATGACTTCACGGTGAGCTTTGATGATGTTGCGGCCATGGGGATTCTAACGACGGCGGAGGGTTTGGAGATTGTTGATTTGAGACCGGTGAACGATGGGATTGCGACGGTGGCTGAGGTTACTGAAGCCATGATGAAGATTAGAGGCTTagatttacttttttattttgatatctttGTGTCGATTGAGAAATTGTGAGGTGTATTAGTTTTATGTGGTGAGAGGGAGAAAATGAGATAACGCAATGCATGGCTCTAAAAAGCAAACTCCATACTATCTGTAGAGACGCGTTGTGATTGGTTGGTTTTAGATACTGTCTGTCATGACGTGTCATTGTGAGGTGAAGAAATGGGATAAGCTTATTCGATGACGTGGCATTTCTCCTTCTAAAGATTAGGCTTGTTTTATGCGGTGGATTCAACTTGCTCATGAAATGTTGtttcagtgttttttttttttgacaaagtaACTTTCACGGATCACAGAAAGACCCTAACGCAATGAACACATGAATGAATTAAGGTGAaagtaaagagaaagagagacaataATCTACGATAATAGAGATAATATAATATTCAGATAGATGCTGAGCAATGTTGGTTAAAAACTAGACGATGTTGAAAGATACTTGATGGTCTCTCCATTCGCCATTCTCCAAATACCTCTCATAGAACTTTACTTCATTAGTCGGTTTCACGGTCAATGCTGTTGTACTCGTTGTTCTGTAGCGTCCTTCTTTTATCGGAATCCAATTACTGTATTCTCTTACTTCAAAGTCCACAAAAAATGCTGTCAGCTTATTTCCTTCCACAGCTTCGGTTGGATCATACATAAACCTCTCAGCAGTCTCCCTAAGCGATGGTTGCTCTTCGTTTTTATATTCATCAATCATCTCATTGAAAAAATCTTTCAGACGTAAATCCTGCATGTATTATTACCAAAGCGTCACTATTAATAGAAATTTGCACATGGAAGATCCTAAACAACTTGAGCTTGTACTAATTTACATTGGGAAGGTGGCCATCGAGTCCGGAATAAGAAAGGATATGCACCCCAAAAGCAACTTGTTCTGTACGAACATGTGGCACAGTTGCAGATAATTTGTTGATATAAAACATAGAGTTTGAAGTTATGTCTGCcacaattagcttaaaggtcatcCCGGTGTATCTCAAAGGGTCTGTAGCTATTTCATTTGCAAAGTCTTGTGGACTCATGTGGCCCTGTAATAAAAGCAATTCTTCTTGAGATCCATTTTCAATATagcttaaaccaaaaaaaacagggaaaagaaaaaaatatttaaccaaaCCTGCAAGAACTCAGCAGGAAGAGAGACGCAATTGTTTAAACCGTCAAAGATCATTGCGTCCACAAGAAAAGCAACTCGGCCATTTCTAGAGATACCACACCATGTCCCACCGTTCGGTTGAGCCCAACCACTCAACACCTCGACATTCCAAGCCGCCCCGTTTATCATCCTTTTTTAACCACACGAAGGTAAAACGTAACACTCATCAACTAAACAATTaatgcaataaaaaaattaaaccctaAAAAGGTCTGAATAATATTAAACTTGCCAGGTATCAAAGTTGTCTCTGTTATACAGCAGCGTTAGTTGCCTTTCTCCCCATTCGAATGCGGATATCCCCATTTTTTTGAAggaatgttatttttgttttgctatTGGAATTCTCTTCTGAACTCTTATGTTTGTAGTGTAGTTGTGATTCTTCATCTTTGTGAGAGTCAGCCTCTCCGTTTTATAGTTTCTGCTATGAGCATCTCTAATGTATGcttctatatttttctctaaaatagagatttatattataaatgtgAATTTGTTCCAATGTATAGCTTTATAAtagaatttttctattttagctattttagagaaaaatatagagaaatgtTACTTTTTGTctctatatttagagatgaaaatagcatatctctatatttttatccacaaaaaaataaaagattttgaATAGATTTTATACACATTTTATCAAATGCGAATctccaaaattttattttttactttttgttctctaaataacccataaaaataaaagtgatcaaaatagattttatttaaGAAGTAATGATAATTATACtctcatttatattttacataattatttattaaatatataaaataattatatattaaatattaaaataaatatttaaaaattaaaaatttctttttcccgaattttcttttgaaattattttttcttaaatcaaaacttagaaaaatcttctgtaatatatatgatatcttcttgaattcattaaaaaaattgaataaatgaATGCGTTCATAAACGTGTAATTAAGTTAACTTATATGTATACTTAGATTTCATGAATTTTACTT
This genomic window contains:
- the LOC103872831 gene encoding uncharacterized protein LOC103872831 → MGISAFEWGERQLTLLYNRDNFDTWMINGAAWNVEVLSGWAQPNGGTWCGISRNGRVAFLVDAMIFDGLNNCVSLPAEFLQGHMSPQDFANEIATDPLRYTGMTFKLIVADITSNSMFYINKLSATVPHVRTEQVAFGVHILSYSGLDGHLPNDLRLKDFFNEMIDEYKNEEQPSLRETAERFMYDPTEAVEGNKLTAFFVDFEVREYSNWIPIKEGRYRTTSTTALTVKPTNEVKFYERYLENGEWRDHQVSFNIV
- the LOC103872830 gene encoding plastocyanin, translating into MASVTSATVAIPSFTGLKSTISKPSAVVRIPMAATSSKLTVKSSLKDFGVAAVAAAASIALAGNAMAIDVLLGSGDGALAFVPNEFTIAKGEKIVFKNNAGFPHNVVFDEDEIPSGVDASKISMDEQDLLNAAGETYEVALTEPGTYSFYCAPHQGAGMVGKVTVN